A portion of the Nitratidesulfovibrio termitidis HI1 genome contains these proteins:
- a CDS encoding aminopeptidase, translating to MYDAETLEKYADVMLWGLARGRRAPLRKSDFVLVRFDLPGLPLAEELCGRLHDMGMIPVPRMQPTPRMEHDLYAKANNKRLTTLIPGERDLYSHLGGCITIIAPESLTHLASIEPERIAMAQAARRPLQDIAHLREDMGAYGWTLCIWPTAALAGQAGLSLADYADEVRRACLLGEADPAATWARVARQAESIRTKLDELGDATLHVEAEGTDLRLRVGRMRRWAGVTGRNIPSFELYVSPDWRSVEGVYTADLPSFRSGNIVQGVRLEFRQGRVVRLDAEQGEGFATGQLNSDPGAAMLGEFALVDRRFSRITRFMANTLYDENHGGPNGSMHVALGQSYANTFSGPSDELTADARRDLGFNSSSLHWDLVATTPRRVTAVTPGGTRVVVYEDGEFRL from the coding sequence ATGTACGATGCCGAAACCCTGGAAAAATATGCCGACGTCATGTTGTGGGGCCTGGCGCGGGGCCGCCGCGCCCCCTTGCGCAAGAGCGACTTCGTGCTGGTGCGCTTCGACCTGCCGGGCCTGCCCCTGGCCGAGGAACTGTGCGGCAGGCTGCACGACATGGGCATGATTCCCGTGCCGCGCATGCAGCCCACCCCGCGCATGGAGCACGACCTGTACGCCAAGGCCAACAACAAGCGCCTGACCACGCTGATCCCCGGCGAGCGCGACCTGTACAGCCACCTTGGCGGATGCATCACCATCATCGCGCCGGAATCGCTCACCCATCTCGCCTCCATAGAACCGGAACGCATCGCCATGGCCCAGGCCGCCCGCCGCCCGTTGCAGGACATCGCCCACCTGCGCGAGGACATGGGCGCCTACGGCTGGACCCTGTGCATCTGGCCCACGGCGGCCCTGGCCGGGCAGGCCGGGCTTTCGCTGGCCGACTACGCCGACGAGGTGCGCCGGGCCTGCCTGCTGGGCGAGGCGGACCCTGCCGCCACCTGGGCCCGCGTGGCCAGACAGGCCGAGAGCATCCGCACGAAACTGGACGAACTGGGCGACGCCACCCTGCACGTGGAGGCCGAGGGCACCGACCTGCGCCTGCGCGTGGGACGCATGCGCCGCTGGGCCGGGGTGACCGGGCGCAACATTCCCAGCTTCGAGTTGTACGTCTCGCCCGACTGGCGCAGCGTGGAGGGCGTGTACACCGCAGATCTGCCGTCGTTCCGTTCCGGCAACATCGTGCAGGGGGTGCGGCTGGAATTCCGGCAGGGCCGGGTGGTGCGGCTGGATGCCGAACAGGGCGAAGGCTTTGCCACCGGGCAGCTGAACAGCGACCCCGGCGCGGCCATGCTGGGCGAATTCGCCCTGGTGGACCGGCGCTTCTCGCGCATCACCCGGTTCATGGCCAATACCCTGTACGACGAGAACCACGGCGGCCCGAACGGTTCCATGCACGTGGCCCTGGGCCAGTCGTACGCCAACACCTTTTCCGGCCCGTCCGACGAACTTACCGCCGACGCCCGGCGCGACCTGGGCTTCAACAGTTCCAGCCTGCACTGGGACCTGGTGGCCACCACCCCGCGCAGGGTTACCGCCGTCACGCCGGGGGGCACGCGCGTGGTGGTCTACGAGGACGGGGAGTTCCGGTTGTAG